AGGTGGACGCCGCGGTGGGAGGCAAAACGGGCCTCAATCTGCCTGAGGGCAAGAATCTCGTGGGTGCCTTCTGGAATCCGCGGGGTGTCTGGTGTGACGTGGATACCCTGGAGAGCCTTCCTGAGCACATCTTTCGGGAAGGTGCGTCCGAGGTCTTCAAGCACGGCCTGCTGACCTCGGGTGCACTGTGCGAGCAGGTGCTGGCGCCTGGCTTTGGTGCGTCCGCGTCCAACCTCGCCGAGGTGGTGGCCGACGCGGTGCAGGTCAAGGTCGACGTGGTCGTGCGTGATCCGACCGAACAAGGTGAGCGGGCCTTTCTGAATTTCGGGCATACCCTGGCGCACGCACTCGAAGCGGTGACCCGGCACGCGCTCTCGCACGGCGAAGCGGTCGGTTATGGCATGCACTTCGCGGCCCTGCTGTCGCGGGCGCAGGGCGGCGAGGACCTGACTCCCCTCACTTCACGCTTTCTGAGCTATCTGAAGCCTTCCCGGTTGCCGGAGCACCTCACCTGGGAACACCTTGAGCCGTTTATCGCCCGTGACAAAAAGGCTGACCGATCGGGAATGCGCTTCGTGCTGCTGCGCCGCATCGGTCAACCTTATCTGGAGCGCCTCGGAGAGGATCAGCTGCGCGACGTCTTCAATCTGTGGCGCGCACAGATGCGCGCCGTGGTTCAATAAGCCATGATCCTCGTCCTGAATGGGCCGAACCTCAATTTGCTGGGAAGCCGCGAACCGGCCGTGTATGGCCGCGAAACGCTCGAAGACCTGGAAAACGCCTGCGAGTCCTGGGGAGCGGACCTCGGGGTCACCGTCACGTGCCGCCAGAGCAATCACGAGGGCAACCTGATCGAATGGATTCACGAAGCCGCCGGAGCGGGCTTTCGCGCCATCGTCATCAATCCCGGCGCCCTGACGCATTACAGTTACGCGCTGCGCGACGCCATCTCCGGGCAGGATCTGCCCGTGGTGGAAGTGCACATTTCCAACGTGGACGCCCGTGAATCCTTTCGGCACGTCTCGGTCACCGCCGGGGTATGCCGCGGCAAAATCTCCGGGCTGGGCTTTGTCGGCTACCGCCTCGCGATGGAGTACCTGGTTGAGGTGAGCAACCAGAACTGATCGGCCAATGCCGTCACCCTTCTGCCGCACGGGAAATGCTGGGTTCGCAGCGTCGCGGGAAAGCAGAAAGCCTGCTGCCCAGGCGCTTGAGTTCCGCTGCCGTCCTCTGATAGACTCGCTCCTAGTGTTTTGCGCTTGGTAGAGCCGAGACCGCCGGAATGGCACCGGGACGCGCGACGCAGGGTTCCCCGACCCCGAAGCCGCGACAAAGCGCCGAAATCCAAACATTTCGGAGACGAACGGTGAAAACCTACGTACCCAAGGAAACAGAACAGAACTGGATTCTGGTGGATGCCGCAGGCATTCCACTGGGTCGCCTCGCGACGCTGATCGCTTCGCGCATTCGCGGCAAGCACCGCCCCGACTTCACCCCGAACATTGCCCAGGGTGACTACGTGGTGGTCCTCAACGCCGACAAGGTCGTCCTGACCGGTGGCAAACTGGATACCAAAGTGTACACCCGCTACACCGGTTACCAGGGCGGGCTCAAGACCGAAACGGCGCGTGTGGCCCTTGCCAAGCACCCCGAGCGCGTTATCGAGCACGCCGTGTTCGGCATGCTGCCCAAAGGCCGCCTTGGCCGCACCCTGCACACCCGTCTGAAAGTCTACGCCGGTGAGCAGCACCCCCACACCGCCCAACAGCCCCAGAGACTCGAGGTCAAGTGATGGCGACTGAACAATACTACGGAACCGGCCGCCGCAAAGCTGCGATCGCCCGCGTATTCCTGAAGCCCGGCGAAGGCAAGATCGTCGTGAACGGCAAAGAATTCCAGCAGTACTTCCGGGGAATCCTGCGTGCAGTTCACGCGCTGCAGGCGTTCCGGGAAACCGGCACGCAGGGCCGCTTTGATGCCTACATCACCGTGTCGGGCGGCGGCCCCACCGGTCAGGCTGATGCGATCAAGCTGGGCCTGTCGCGCGCCCTGCTGAAAGTCAACCCCGACTACCGCGCGCAGCTCAAGCCGCGCGGCCTGCTGACCCGCGATCCCCGCGAAGTCGAAAGCAAGAAGTACGGCCTCAAGAAGGCCCGCCGCGCTCCGCAGTTCAGCAAGCGCTAGAGCTCGTCTGTACAGAAGCGCGCCCGGCAAGCCGGGCGCGCTTCTCGCGGTATGGAGGCAGTTCCAGCAACGACCAGCCGCGTGAAACACTACACTGTCAGCGTGAAAGCGGTAGTGCTGTTCGACGGCGTCTGTAACCTCTGCCACGCCAGCGTGCAGTTTCTGCTGCGCCGCGACGTGCGGGGTGAATTGCGCTTTGCCTCGCTGCAGTCACGCGTCGGCCGGGAACTGCTCGCTTGCCATGGCGTGGCAGCTGACCTGCACAGCGTCGTGCTGATCGACCACGGGCAGGCTTACCAGGAAAGCGACGCGGTGGTGCACCTCGCGCGCCGACTTCCCTTTCCCTGGCGGCTGGCTTGGGGGCTGAGGGTCATTCCACGCCCGCTCCGCGATGCTGTCTACCGACTGGTCGCGGCCCATCGCTACCGGATCTTTGGCCGCACCGAGCGCTGTCTCGTACCCGAGGCGAACTGGCATGACCGTTTCCTGAATGACTGATCCCGAAACACTCCGTGCGTACCGGAATGTCTCCGCGTGCAAAGCCAGACCTGCCCAGGCGACAGGGTATCCTTCGAAGAGCGAAAAAGAGCAACACACGGACTGCGCGAAAGATTCGCCGCAGAGCGCACTCCGTAATGCCTTCGGGGAGCCGATCAGAGCGGCGGGGAATCCGGCTCCAGCTCGAACGGCGCCCGAAGGCCTTGCTCGGCCGTCTCGCGCGCCACCTGGGGTATGAACGACAACGCCAGGGCCGCCTGATAAGCGCGCCGGGCTGCTTCACGCTCGCCCAACGCGTCACGCACCTGACCCAGTCGGGCCAGCACCAGTCCGGGCAGTGACCGCGGATGGTCCACCACCGCGTGCGCAGCTCCTTCCAACAGATCGCGGGCACTGGCAAGATCGCCCACCGCGAGATAGATGTTGGCGGCAGCATATTGCAGTTCGGCTTTGGGCGTGATCATGTCACCGCCTTCACGCAGCAGCGCGGCGACCAGGGCCTCCAGGTCGTCGCCCTCTTCCAGACGCAGGGCCCGGTCGGCCAGCGCCCGCACGCGCGAACGCTCGCCGGGAGCGAACGCCGAGACATCCGGCAGACGCGCAATATCCAGCAAATCGGGCACGTCATCCAGCGAGGCAAAGACGACTCCCTGAAGACCTGCGAGCTGTCCCCGCAGACCGGA
The Deinococcus peraridilitoris DSM 19664 genome window above contains:
- the rplM gene encoding 50S ribosomal protein L13, producing the protein MKTYVPKETEQNWILVDAAGIPLGRLATLIASRIRGKHRPDFTPNIAQGDYVVVLNADKVVLTGGKLDTKVYTRYTGYQGGLKTETARVALAKHPERVIEHAVFGMLPKGRLGRTLHTRLKVYAGEQHPHTAQQPQRLEVK
- the aroQ gene encoding type II 3-dehydroquinate dehydratase produces the protein MILVLNGPNLNLLGSREPAVYGRETLEDLENACESWGADLGVTVTCRQSNHEGNLIEWIHEAAGAGFRAIVINPGALTHYSYALRDAISGQDLPVVEVHISNVDARESFRHVSVTAGVCRGKISGLGFVGYRLAMEYLVEVSNQN
- the aroB gene encoding 3-dehydroquinate synthase; the encoded protein is MKRIDVQASVPYTITVGRGLLSAVDMPESRRVLIYDEGLPGSLVEHVRRRLQTELNLAVPSGDACKTLDVYGTLLSRLAGAALARDAAVIGLGGGATTDLAGFVAASYLRGVAFYTLPTTLLAQVDAAVGGKTGLNLPEGKNLVGAFWNPRGVWCDVDTLESLPEHIFREGASEVFKHGLLTSGALCEQVLAPGFGASASNLAEVVADAVQVKVDVVVRDPTEQGERAFLNFGHTLAHALEAVTRHALSHGEAVGYGMHFAALLSRAQGGEDLTPLTSRFLSYLKPSRLPEHLTWEHLEPFIARDKKADRSGMRFVLLRRIGQPYLERLGEDQLRDVFNLWRAQMRAVVQ
- the rpsI gene encoding 30S ribosomal protein S9; the protein is MATEQYYGTGRRKAAIARVFLKPGEGKIVVNGKEFQQYFRGILRAVHALQAFRETGTQGRFDAYITVSGGGPTGQADAIKLGLSRALLKVNPDYRAQLKPRGLLTRDPREVESKKYGLKKARRAPQFSKR
- a CDS encoding thiol-disulfide oxidoreductase DCC family protein, coding for MKAVVLFDGVCNLCHASVQFLLRRDVRGELRFASLQSRVGRELLACHGVAADLHSVVLIDHGQAYQESDAVVHLARRLPFPWRLAWGLRVIPRPLRDAVYRLVAAHRYRIFGRTERCLVPEANWHDRFLND
- a CDS encoding tetratricopeptide repeat protein, giving the protein MNLTVLPDIGDLLRLSPQYNSATLVELLNGWAARSVYWISAADPEHPARDAFGAAGIEIHDLTSDWRWAEDEATLFPEFLSQYPQGRERLRAAARLDETLRAALSVPMTAQRVTSPELLGIVGEYHAGRREVLGEGPGNAHRGRRLSGLRGQLAGLQGVVFASLDDVPDLLDIARLPDVSAFAPGERSRVRALADRALRLEEGDDLEALVAALLREGGDMITPKAELQYAAANIYLAVGDLASARDLLEGAAHAVVDHPRSLPGLVLARLGQVRDALGEREAARRAYQAALALSFIPQVARETAEQGLRAPFELEPDSPPL